A stretch of DNA from Streptomyces gobiensis:
AGAAGCCCGCCGGGTCGAACCACTCCTCGGCCTTACGGGCGTCCAGGTCACGCTGGACCAGCGAGCCCTGCTCGGGATGGTGGGCGAACGCGGCGGCATTGGCGGCGAGCCAGGCCGCGTCGTCCTTGCCGGGCACAAAGGTCCGTACGGTCACCCCCTCGGGCAGCACCGGTTCGCCCAGAGCAGTCGTGGTGTGGCCTTCGGCCAGCCGCATCCGCATCTGCCGCAGCTCCCGGAACAGCGTCATACCCAGCACCTGCGCCAGATGGCGGGCGGCAGCGTGGCCGCCATGGGCCCACACCCGCAACCGCCTCCCGGAGGTGTCCAGCAGTGCCTGGCCCAGGGCCCGGCCGTACCCCTTGCCGCGGTGCGCGGGGTGCACCACGAGTTCCCCGGCCGGGGCCTCCACCGGATCGGTGTCCTCCAGCTGGCCGTATCCGACCAGCTCGCCCCCGGACCGTACGAAGCAGTGAGTGACGCCTTCCCGGCGCCCCCCGCGTAGTTGAAGCCGCCCCTGCTCGGATACGGCGGACTGGCCGTCCACTCGGGCCGCCGACTCGATCAGCGCCAGCGTCTCCTGGACAACGTCATCCGGCACCTGGTCCACAACCACCACGTCATTCATGAAAGCGAGCCTACGACTCACCGAGTCGAAACCGACTGGTTACCTTCGCCCTCCTGACACGCTACGCGCGTTGACCATAGGCTGCCGTCAGCCTCACCCGTATCAACTCACCGCTCTCATAAGGCATAAGGGGACAGAAATGCCCGCTCGCCGCACACGGCGACTGAGCCGCAGACTCGCCGTCGCTACGGCCGGACTGGCGACGGCCGTCGCCCTCGGGGCCGCCGCCATACCCGCAGCTCAGGCCGCGCCGGAGGCCACGCCAGCAAGCGCCGCTCCCGTCAAGGGCGGGCGGACCGTCGATCTCCAAGTGCTCGCCATCAATGACTTCCACGGCGCCCTGGAGACCCCGGCCGGCTCCGGCGGCCAGGTGGTCCATGAGCACAAGGACGGCACCACCGAGCGGATCGACGCCGGTGGCGTGGAGTATCTGGCCACCGCACTGCGGCAGGCGCGGCAGGGCACCAGCCGCTCGGTCACCGTCGCCGCGGGTGACATGGTCGGCGCCAGCCCGCTGCTCTCCGGGCTCTTCCACGATGAGCCCACCATCGAGGCGCTGAACACCCTCGGCATGGATGTCGTCGGCGTCGGCAACCATGAGTTCGACGAGGGTGCCAAGGAGCTGCTGCGTAAGCAGCGGGGCGGCTGCCACCCCGAGGACGGCTGCTATGTCGACGGCCGCACCTTCGAGGGCGCCGACTTCCCGATCCTCGCCGCCAATGTGGTGCATGAGCAGACCAGGAAGCCGCTGCTCGCCCCGTACACCATCAAGAAGATGAAGGGCGTCAAGGTCGGCTTTATCGGGGTGACGCTGGAAGGCACCGCCAATATCGTCGCGCCCGGCGGTGTCAAGGGGCTGAAGTTCCTCGATGAGAGCAAGACGATCAACAAGTACACCAAGGAGCTCAAGAGGAAGGGCGTCAACGCCGTCATCGCCCTGATCCACGAGGGCGGTTACCCGGCCTCACAGGCGTACAACCACGACTG
This window harbors:
- the mshD gene encoding mycothiol synthase, encoding MNDVVVVDQVPDDVVQETLALIESAARVDGQSAVSEQGRLQLRGGRREGVTHCFVRSGGELVGYGQLEDTDPVEAPAGELVVHPAHRGKGYGRALGQALLDTSGRRLRVWAHGGHAAARHLAQVLGMTLFRELRQMRMRLAEGHTTTALGEPVLPEGVTVRTFVPGKDDAAWLAANAAAFAHHPEQGSLVQRDLDARKAEEWFDPAGFFLAVRRDEIVGFHWTKVHAREGLGEVYVLGVTPEAQGSGLGKALTTIGLRYLAVERGVPTAMLYVDADNGAAVGVYERLGFRTYEVDLMYRTEG